One Mycolicibacterium aubagnense genomic region harbors:
- a CDS encoding IS256 family transposase, whose protein sequence is MTTAHNIDLPTVLAERLTTAHPDVLRELLATFIHTLMGAEADALCGAGYGERSAERTNSRNGYRHRQFDTRAGTLDLAIPKLRQGSYFPDWLLERRKRAERALTTVVATCYLLGVSTRRMDKLVETLGITSLSKSQVSVMAKELDAAVEAFRTRPLDAGPYTFVAADALVLKVREAGRVVNVHALIAVGVNAEGYREILGIDVTTAEDGAGWLTFWRSLTARGLSGVKLVTSDAHAGLVAAIGATLPGAAWQRCRTHYTTNLMSVTPKSSWPWVRTLLHSVFDQPDAESVAAQYDRIIDALSDKLPNVADHLEAARPDLLAFTAFPKQIWRQIWSNNPQERLNKEIRRRTDVVGIFPDRAALIRLVGAVLAEQHDEWAESRRYLGLDVLSKSRTVNDTPTEQEATPAALPA, encoded by the coding sequence ATGACCACTGCCCACAATATCGATCTGCCCACTGTGCTGGCCGAACGACTCACCACTGCCCATCCCGACGTGCTGCGCGAGCTGCTGGCCACGTTCATCCACACCCTGATGGGCGCCGAAGCCGACGCCCTATGCGGTGCCGGCTACGGCGAACGCTCGGCTGAGCGCACCAATTCCCGCAACGGCTACCGACACCGTCAATTCGACACCCGTGCAGGGACTTTGGATCTTGCGATCCCGAAGCTGCGGCAAGGATCCTACTTCCCGGACTGGCTGCTGGAGCGCCGTAAACGCGCCGAGCGGGCCCTGACCACGGTGGTGGCGACGTGTTACCTGCTTGGTGTCTCGACGCGGCGGATGGACAAGCTGGTCGAGACCCTGGGCATCACGTCGTTGTCGAAGTCGCAGGTGTCGGTGATGGCCAAGGAACTCGACGCCGCCGTGGAGGCGTTCCGGACCCGGCCGCTCGATGCCGGCCCGTATACGTTCGTCGCTGCGGACGCTCTGGTGCTCAAGGTGCGTGAAGCCGGCCGGGTGGTCAACGTGCACGCCCTGATCGCCGTCGGGGTCAACGCCGAGGGCTACCGCGAGATCCTGGGAATCGATGTCACGACCGCTGAGGACGGGGCGGGCTGGTTGACGTTCTGGCGGTCGTTGACCGCCCGCGGCCTGTCCGGGGTCAAACTGGTCACCAGCGACGCCCACGCCGGGCTGGTCGCCGCCATCGGGGCCACCCTGCCCGGAGCGGCGTGGCAGCGCTGCAGAACCCACTACACGACCAACCTGATGTCCGTCACTCCCAAGAGTTCGTGGCCCTGGGTGCGCACCCTGCTGCACTCGGTGTTCGACCAACCTGACGCTGAATCCGTTGCTGCTCAATATGATCGGATCATCGACGCATTGTCCGACAAGCTGCCCAATGTCGCCGATCACCTCGAAGCGGCGCGGCCGGATCTGCTGGCGTTCACCGCGTTCCCCAAGCAGATCTGGCGCCAGATCTGGAGCAACAATCCCCAGGAACGACTCAACAAGGAGATCCGCCGGCGCACCGACGTCGTGGGCATCTTCCCCGACCGCGCGGCCCTGATCCGTCTCGTCGGAGCAGTGCTGGCCGAACAACACGACGAATGGGCCGAGTCGCGGCGCTACCTCGGCCTCGACGTTCTGAGCAAATCACGCACCGTCAACGACACCCCAACCGAACAGGAGGCTACCCCCGCGGCACTGCCCGCCTGA
- a CDS encoding TetR/AcrR family transcriptional regulator gives MNNAVAAVRTRVGGERRERILASAAELIAERGYHAVSMADIGVASGVVGPAIYRHFDSKSDLLAALFERVVDNLLECATATIEQSRDEAEALTRLVSGQVALVTDQRELAIVYYREVHNLSDQQQSRLRRKQRLYLEEWVHLVGELRPAVDEIELRAIVHGAIGAIQSILHYRSTGLPLEQNAALLVAMGHAVLGIPSVESTDGRRDR, from the coding sequence GTGAACAATGCGGTCGCTGCCGTGCGTACGCGGGTCGGAGGCGAACGTCGGGAGCGGATTCTCGCGTCGGCGGCCGAGTTGATTGCCGAGAGGGGCTACCACGCTGTCTCTATGGCCGACATCGGGGTTGCATCCGGCGTTGTCGGACCAGCCATCTATCGCCATTTCGACAGCAAGAGCGACCTATTAGCGGCGCTCTTCGAGAGAGTGGTGGACAACCTTCTTGAGTGTGCGACAGCGACTATTGAGCAATCTCGCGACGAGGCGGAGGCGCTGACCCGGCTGGTGTCCGGCCAAGTCGCCTTGGTAACGGATCAACGCGAGCTGGCGATCGTGTATTACCGCGAAGTGCACAATCTGTCAGATCAGCAACAGAGCCGGTTACGCCGAAAACAGCGGCTCTATCTAGAAGAGTGGGTGCACCTCGTCGGGGAGTTGCGGCCCGCGGTCGACGAGATCGAACTTCGGGCGATAGTTCATGGGGCGATCGGTGCCATTCAATCGATCTTGCACTACCGCAGTACTGGTCTACCTCTCGAACAGAACGCTGCACTCCTCGTTGCGATGGGTCACGCCGTACTTGGCATCCCCAGCGTCGAGTCAACAGATGGGCGCCGTGATCGCTGA